The Eubacteriaceae bacterium Marseille-Q4139 genome has a window encoding:
- a CDS encoding carbohydrate ABC transporter permease yields the protein MEHHTDYETIERNARRKNAVLKGITYVLLALWAVVVLFPFYWMVLTSVKSYGSYNAEHVPKLYTAAPTLENYRDAFTTVPLGGYLANTVIFAAITTALMVVVITLSAYAFARLEFKGKNVLFTLFLALMMIPTELVVITNFTTITDWNMRNTFAGLILPSVTSVFYIYLLKENFEQVPDELYKAAKVDGTSDLKYLFKVLIPICRPTLVTITILKIIECWNSYVWPRLITDDPAYFLVSNGIQEIRENGFGRENIPAMMAAVVVISVPLIVLFLVFRKKIMEGVSRGGLKG from the coding sequence ATGGAACATCATACGGATTACGAAACCATCGAACGGAATGCCAGGCGGAAAAATGCGGTTTTAAAGGGGATTACGTATGTGCTTCTGGCCCTTTGGGCCGTCGTGGTGCTGTTTCCCTTTTACTGGATGGTTCTGACTTCTGTAAAAAGCTACGGCTCCTACAACGCGGAACATGTGCCGAAGCTCTATACGGCGGCGCCGACGCTCGAGAATTACAGGGACGCATTCACGACGGTGCCTCTGGGCGGCTATCTGGCCAATACGGTGATCTTTGCCGCCATCACCACGGCGCTCATGGTCGTTGTCATCACCTTGTCGGCCTACGCCTTTGCCAGGCTGGAGTTTAAGGGGAAAAATGTGCTGTTTACGCTGTTTCTGGCGTTGATGATGATCCCCACGGAGCTGGTGGTAATCACGAATTTTACGACGATCACCGACTGGAACATGCGGAATACCTTCGCGGGGCTGATTCTTCCGTCGGTGACTTCGGTTTTTTACATCTATCTGTTAAAGGAGAATTTTGAGCAGGTGCCGGACGAGCTCTATAAGGCCGCCAAGGTGGACGGGACATCGGATCTCAAGTATTTGTTTAAGGTTCTGATCCCTATCTGCCGGCCCACGCTCGTCACGATCACGATCCTGAAAATCATCGAGTGCTGGAACTCTTATGTCTGGCCGCGGCTCATCACCGACGACCCGGCGTATTTCCTGGTGTCCAACGGGATTCAGGAGATCCGGGAAAACGGGTTTGGCCGGGAAAATATCCCTGCCATGATGGCGGCTGTGGTGGTGATTTCCGTGCCGCTCATCGTCCTGTTTCTGGTTTTCCGAAAGAAAATCATGGAGGGCGTTTCGAGAGGAGGGCTGAAGGGATGA
- a CDS encoding extracellular solute-binding protein produces the protein MIWSLKKLRRCAVTGLLAVSLAASLSGCHGSQEAQSFSVPESFDTGKQYELTFWAKNDTNKRQTDIYKQAIEDFQEMYPNITVNLRLYTDYGKIYNDVITNISTGTTPNVCITYPDHIATYLTGDEVVVPLDGLFADETYGLGGSGLLFDGPSKEEIIPQFLEECSINGSYYAVPFMRSTEACYINKTYVEKLGYTLPETLTWDFIWEVSEAAAKKDDDGVFAVNGQNVMIPFIYKSTDNMMIQMLKQKGAGYSTESGDTRIFNDTTKELLFEIAGHVKSGAFSTFKISSYPANFLNAGQCVFAIDSTAGATWMGTDAPLSDISEDALVEFETEVMMIPQFEPENPQMISQGPSVCIFNKEDPQEVLASWLFAQYLLSDEVQIAYSQTEGYVPVTSKAQSSDAYQDYLSRAGEDNDTYYDVKIKASKLLLEHVGDTFVTPVFNGSASLRDAAGQMIENVCKSTRRKETVDDAYMEKLFEDVTALYHLGEHALSSSGKAELGELPAASKVLLGTLICTWIGILAAALLRWAKNRRPSVP, from the coding sequence ATGATTTGGAGTTTAAAGAAGCTGCGCCGGTGTGCCGTCACAGGGCTTTTGGCGGTTTCCCTGGCAGCGTCTCTTTCCGGCTGCCACGGCTCCCAGGAGGCACAGAGCTTTTCGGTGCCGGAGAGCTTTGATACGGGAAAGCAGTATGAGCTGACCTTCTGGGCCAAAAACGATACCAACAAGCGTCAGACGGATATTTATAAGCAGGCCATTGAAGATTTTCAGGAAATGTATCCAAACATTACCGTGAACCTGCGGCTTTATACCGACTACGGGAAAATATACAATGACGTAATTACAAATATTTCCACGGGGACGACGCCAAATGTCTGTATCACGTACCCGGATCACATCGCCACGTATCTGACCGGTGATGAGGTGGTGGTGCCTCTTGACGGGCTGTTTGCAGATGAAACATATGGCCTTGGCGGCAGCGGGCTTTTGTTTGACGGGCCGTCAAAGGAGGAAATCATCCCGCAGTTCCTCGAGGAATGTTCCATAAATGGTTCTTACTATGCGGTGCCGTTCATGCGCTCCACGGAGGCATGCTACATCAATAAAACTTACGTGGAGAAGCTGGGCTATACGCTTCCGGAAACGCTGACCTGGGATTTTATCTGGGAGGTCTCCGAGGCGGCGGCCAAAAAGGATGACGACGGGGTTTTTGCCGTCAACGGGCAGAATGTGATGATCCCGTTCATCTATAAGTCCACGGACAACATGATGATTCAGATGTTAAAGCAAAAAGGGGCAGGTTACTCCACGGAAAGCGGCGACACCCGGATTTTTAACGATACCACAAAGGAACTGCTGTTTGAGATTGCCGGACATGTAAAGAGCGGTGCTTTTTCTACTTTTAAAATTTCCAGCTATCCGGCCAATTTCCTGAACGCCGGCCAGTGTGTCTTTGCCATCGACTCTACGGCCGGGGCAACCTGGATGGGAACGGATGCGCCTCTTTCTGATATCAGCGAGGATGCGCTGGTGGAGTTTGAGACGGAGGTCATGATGATTCCCCAGTTTGAACCGGAGAATCCGCAGATGATCTCACAGGGGCCGTCGGTCTGTATTTTTAATAAGGAAGACCCGCAGGAGGTTCTGGCGTCCTGGCTGTTTGCCCAGTATCTTCTGTCGGATGAGGTGCAGATTGCTTATTCCCAGACGGAGGGCTATGTGCCGGTAACGTCAAAGGCACAGAGCTCCGATGCGTACCAGGATTATTTATCTCGGGCCGGTGAGGACAATGATACGTACTATGACGTGAAAATCAAGGCGTCGAAGCTTCTTTTGGAGCATGTGGGGGATACCTTTGTGACGCCGGTGTTCAACGGCTCTGCGTCCCTGCGCGATGCGGCGGGGCAGATGATTGAGAATGTCTGTAAGTCCACCAGGCGGAAGGAAACGGTGGACGACGCTTACATGGAGAAACTGTTTGAGGATGTGACGGCGCTCTACCACCTGGGTGAGCATGCCCTTTCTTCTTCGGGAAAGGCGGAGCTCGGCGAGCTTCCGGCGGCGTCGAAGGTTCTTCTTGGGACGTTAATCTGTACCTGGATCGGTATTCTGGCAGCGGCCCTTCTAAGATGGGCGAAAAACAGGCGCCCGTCCGTTCCATAA